In one Lycium barbarum isolate Lr01 chromosome 7, ASM1917538v2, whole genome shotgun sequence genomic region, the following are encoded:
- the LOC132603000 gene encoding uncharacterized protein LOC132603000, which translates to MQFDKYFKPFQTYLVSVAQVKEPNPAYANPFNKYIWTIDRNTIVEPIEKVIPPDNPLPPPTRLAITPFEAIEHQMKDFEFDVLGLLINAGLASNASNGKKFQEFIIMDTQKRPKKLTLWEDFVEHYGNELSEKVKHYPVFLARRVVKSSSGIWSRYNTTILLHPTYPQATTLAAWAKTIQRQLIEYTARSMSPEGTLLFVPFEEESIFISDIQMQPQGQIFYIDGQLSLINEDQHFCSMACSDCKLPFLRTTTPRPIYCIQCERSTQLIPSYGHGSHW; encoded by the exons ATGCAATTTGACAAGTATTTCAAACCATTCCAAACATACCTGGTGTCAGTTGCACAAGTAAAAGAACCGAATCCTGCATATGCTAATCCATTCAACAAATACATTTGGACAATTGATAGAAATACTATTGTTGAACCAATTGAAAAAGTCATTCCTCCAGATAATCCACTACCACCGCCAACACGATTGGCTATCACCCCTTTTGAGGCTATTGAGCATCAAATGAAAGATTTTGAATTTG aTGTCCTTGGACTACTTATTAATGCTGGACTTGCAAGTAACGCATCAAATGGGAAGAAATTTCAGGAATTCATCATTATGGATACTCA AAAAAGGCCTAAAAAGCTAACACTTTGGGAGGACTTTGTCGAACATTATGGAAATGAACTTTCAGAGAAAGTGAAACACTATCCCGTCTTCCTGGCTAGAAGAGTGGTAAAATCATCATCAG GGATATGGAGCAGATATAACACAACAATACTCTTACATCCCACATATCCACAAGCTACCACATTAGCTGCATG GGCCAAAACAATTCAACGACAACTCATTGAGTACACAGCTAGAAGCATGTCCCCAGAAGGCACTCTTCTTTTTGTTCCCTTTGAAGAAGAATCAATATTCATATCCGATATCCAAATGCAGCCACAG GGACAAATATTCTATATTGACGGTCAACTTTCACTGATAAATGAAGACCAACATTTCTGCTCCATGGCGTGCTCAGATTGTAAATTGCCATTTTTAAGAACTACTACACCAAGGCCAATCTACTGCATTCAGTGCGAAAGATCCACCCAACTTATTCCCAG